One part of the Streptomyces nigra genome encodes these proteins:
- a CDS encoding glyceraldehyde-3-phosphate dehydrogenase has protein sequence MTVNDDSFTHWKNREEIAESMIPIIGKLHRERDVTVLVHSRSLVNKSVVSILKTHRFARQIAGEELSVTETLPFLKALAALDLGPSQIDLGMLAATYKADDRGLSVEAFTAEAVAGATGANKIERGEGRDVVLYGFGRIGRLVARLLIEKSGSGNGLRLRAIVVRGGGEQDIVKRASLLRRDSIHGQFQGTITVDEASSTIFANGNAIKVIYANDPSEVDYTAYGIKNAILIDNTGKWRDREGLSKHLRPGVDKVVLTAPGKGDVPNIVHGVNHDTIKPDEQILSCASCTTNAIVPPLKAMDDEYGVQRGHVETVHSFTNDQNLLDNYHKSERRGRSAPLNMVITETGAASAVAKALPDLKARITGSSIRVPVPDVSIAILNLQLKREATREEVHDYLREVSLTSPLRRQIDFITAPDAVSSDFIGSRHASIVDAGALKVEGDNAILYLWYDNEFGYSCQVIRVVQHVSGVEYPTYPAPAV, from the coding sequence GTGACTGTCAACGACGACTCGTTCACCCACTGGAAGAACCGCGAGGAGATCGCGGAATCGATGATCCCGATCATCGGGAAGCTGCACCGGGAGAGGGACGTCACCGTCCTCGTCCACAGCCGCTCCTTGGTGAACAAGTCGGTGGTCAGCATCCTCAAGACGCACCGCTTCGCCCGGCAGATCGCGGGCGAGGAGCTCTCGGTCACCGAGACGCTCCCCTTCCTCAAGGCGCTCGCCGCTCTCGACCTCGGTCCGTCGCAGATCGACCTCGGCATGCTGGCGGCCACCTACAAGGCGGACGACCGCGGTCTGTCGGTGGAGGCGTTCACCGCCGAGGCCGTCGCGGGTGCCACCGGCGCCAACAAGATCGAGCGGGGCGAGGGACGCGACGTCGTCCTGTACGGCTTCGGCCGCATCGGCCGGCTCGTGGCCCGGCTGCTCATCGAGAAGTCCGGGTCGGGCAACGGTCTGCGGCTGCGCGCCATCGTCGTGCGTGGCGGCGGCGAGCAGGACATCGTCAAGCGGGCCTCGCTGCTGCGCCGCGACTCGATCCACGGGCAGTTCCAGGGCACGATCACCGTGGACGAGGCGAGCAGCACGATCTTCGCCAACGGCAACGCGATCAAGGTGATCTACGCCAACGACCCCTCCGAGGTCGACTACACGGCGTACGGCATCAAGAACGCCATCCTGATCGACAACACCGGCAAGTGGCGCGACCGGGAGGGCCTGTCGAAGCACCTGCGCCCCGGTGTCGACAAGGTCGTGCTGACCGCGCCCGGCAAGGGTGACGTCCCGAACATCGTGCACGGCGTCAACCACGACACGATCAAGCCGGACGAGCAGATCCTGTCCTGCGCGTCCTGCACCACCAACGCCATCGTGCCGCCGCTGAAGGCGATGGACGACGAGTACGGCGTGCAGCGCGGGCACGTGGAGACGGTCCACTCGTTCACCAACGACCAGAACCTGCTGGACAACTACCACAAGTCCGAGCGCCGGGGCCGCTCCGCGCCGCTCAACATGGTCATCACCGAGACCGGCGCCGCCTCGGCCGTCGCCAAGGCGCTGCCCGACCTCAAGGCCCGGATCACCGGCAGCTCGATCCGGGTGCCGGTGCCGGACGTCTCGATCGCGATCCTCAACCTGCAGCTGAAGCGGGAGGCGACCCGCGAGGAGGTGCACGACTACCTCCGCGAGGTGTCGCTGACCTCGCCGCTGCGCCGCCAGATCGACTTCATCACGGCGCCCGACGCGGTCTCCAGCGACTTCATCGGCTCCCGGCACGCGTCGATCGTGGACGCGGGCGCGCTGAAGGTGGAGGGCGACAACGCCATCCTCTACCTCTGGTACGACAACGAGTTCGGCTACTCCTGCCAGGTCATCCGGGTCGTCCAGCACGTCTCCGGCGTCGAGTACCCGACCTACCCGGCACCGGCCGTCTGA
- a CDS encoding aminoglycoside adenylyltransferase domain-containing protein: MTPTLVDPHAVPAVLRPYFTELVRRTHRLCGARLVSVVAVGSVALGDYRHGRSDIDVTVVLDGTTPTSLSVDLAAALAHPALPCPAAGLELVVYDAGFAARPSGDAGYLLDLNTGPLLPSRVSLDPAESPAFWYVIDRSVAHQAGRTLYGAPARGVIAEPARADLLAAIRASVREHGAGDGHLADNRVLNGCRAVRYRRTGSWEPKREAARAVAAAEERFRPLVEAALHSYEQPSRTAAAPLPAERVREFLAWVAEEVAGTDTP, translated from the coding sequence ATGACCCCGACCCTCGTGGACCCGCACGCCGTCCCCGCCGTGCTGCGGCCCTACTTCACCGAACTGGTCCGCCGCACGCACCGCCTGTGCGGCGCGCGCCTGGTGAGCGTCGTGGCCGTCGGTTCGGTCGCGCTCGGCGACTACCGGCACGGCCGCAGCGACATCGACGTCACCGTCGTACTGGACGGGACAACGCCCACCTCCCTGTCGGTGGACCTCGCCGCCGCGCTCGCGCACCCCGCGCTGCCCTGCCCGGCGGCCGGGCTCGAACTCGTGGTGTACGACGCCGGGTTCGCGGCGCGGCCGTCCGGAGACGCCGGATATCTGCTGGACCTCAACACCGGACCGCTGCTGCCCTCACGCGTCAGCCTCGACCCGGCGGAGTCCCCGGCGTTCTGGTACGTCATCGACCGCTCGGTCGCCCACCAGGCCGGACGGACGCTGTACGGGGCGCCCGCACGCGGGGTCATCGCCGAACCCGCCCGCGCCGATCTGCTCGCCGCGATCCGCGCCTCCGTCCGGGAGCACGGCGCCGGCGACGGGCACCTCGCGGACAACCGGGTCCTCAACGGCTGCCGGGCCGTGCGCTACCGCCGGACCGGCAGTTGGGAGCCCAAACGGGAAGCCGCCCGTGCGGTCGCGGCCGCCGAGGAACGCTTCCGCCCGCTCGTCGAGGCCGCCCTGCACAGCTACGAGCAGCCGTCCCGTACGGCCGCCGCGCCGCTGCCCGCCGAGCGGGTGCGGGAGTTCCTGGCCTGGGTGGCCGAGGAGGTGGCCGGGACGGACACTCCGTAG
- a CDS encoding hydrogenase maturation protein: MEILLVASAFNSLSQRVYAELSDQGHRVDVVLASRGDEAVRTAVRATRPELIIAPMLKTALPEDVWREHTCLVVHPGPPGDRGPSALDWAIADGATHWGVTVLQAEAAMDAGAVWAAETFPVPEVGKSDLYRGEMSDAASAAVLQAVRRYAEGSFKPKPQTDPSIRVLWRDAFRQEQRRIDWDRDDTRTVVRKLRGADSQPGVLDELLGRELFLHGGHPEDRLRGRPGELLATRAGAICRATVDGAVWIPELRPRKASGDPAPFRRPAASVLDSFQRPAEPRLPEMAAPLELPADRTTFTDIRYRQRGDVGFLRFSFPGGAMSTEHCRRLHAAYRYALTRPTRLLVLGGARDFFSNGIHLNVIEAAPDSAGESWSNLNAMDDLVEAVLRTTDRLVVAALGGNAAAGGVMLALAADEVWCRSGAVLNPHYRRMGLYGSEFWTYSLPRRVGVETAHRLTTEAFPVSAATAARIGLVDRLVAAPPQEFGAEVDRLAAALAGDRDLERRIEAKAAARQADEKRQPLAEYRRDEMARMRAIFFDPRAPYHALRSAFVRKQPAGAR; this comes from the coding sequence ATGGAGATCTTGCTCGTCGCCAGCGCGTTCAACAGCCTGTCCCAGCGCGTGTACGCGGAACTGTCCGACCAAGGGCACCGGGTGGACGTCGTCCTCGCCTCGCGGGGCGACGAGGCGGTCCGGACCGCGGTCCGCGCGACCCGCCCGGAACTGATCATCGCCCCCATGCTGAAGACGGCCCTGCCGGAGGACGTGTGGCGGGAGCACACCTGTCTCGTCGTACACCCCGGCCCGCCGGGGGACCGCGGCCCGTCCGCCCTGGACTGGGCCATCGCCGACGGGGCCACCCACTGGGGCGTGACCGTCCTGCAGGCCGAGGCGGCCATGGACGCGGGCGCCGTATGGGCCGCCGAGACGTTCCCCGTGCCCGAGGTCGGCAAGAGCGACCTGTACCGGGGCGAGATGTCCGACGCCGCCTCCGCCGCCGTCCTGCAGGCCGTGCGCCGCTACGCCGAAGGATCGTTCAAGCCGAAGCCCCAGACCGACCCCTCGATCCGGGTGCTGTGGCGCGACGCCTTCCGTCAGGAGCAGCGCCGGATCGACTGGGACCGGGACGACACCCGGACCGTGGTGCGCAAGCTGCGCGGCGCCGACTCCCAGCCCGGAGTCCTCGACGAACTCCTCGGCCGCGAGCTGTTCCTGCACGGCGGGCACCCCGAGGACCGGCTGCGCGGACGCCCCGGCGAGCTGCTGGCGACCCGCGCCGGGGCGATCTGCCGGGCCACCGTGGACGGCGCGGTCTGGATCCCCGAACTGCGCCCCCGCAAGGCGTCCGGCGACCCGGCGCCGTTCCGCCGCCCCGCCGCCTCGGTGCTGGACTCCTTCCAGCGGCCCGCCGAGCCGCGGCTCCCGGAGATGGCCGCGCCCCTCGAACTGCCCGCCGACCGCACCACCTTCACCGACATCCGCTACCGGCAGCGCGGCGATGTCGGCTTCCTGCGCTTCTCGTTCCCGGGCGGCGCGATGAGCACCGAGCACTGCCGCCGGCTGCACGCCGCCTACCGGTACGCCCTCACCCGGCCGACCCGGCTGCTGGTGCTCGGCGGCGCCCGTGACTTCTTCTCCAACGGCATCCATCTGAACGTCATCGAGGCGGCACCGGACAGCGCGGGCGAGTCCTGGTCGAACCTCAACGCCATGGACGACCTGGTCGAGGCGGTGCTGCGCACCACCGACCGGCTGGTGGTGGCGGCCCTGGGCGGCAACGCGGCGGCCGGCGGGGTCATGCTCGCCCTCGCCGCCGACGAGGTGTGGTGCCGCTCCGGCGCCGTCCTCAACCCGCACTACCGGCGGATGGGCCTGTACGGCTCGGAGTTCTGGACGTACTCGCTGCCGCGCCGGGTCGGCGTCGAGACGGCGCACCGGCTGACCACCGAGGCCTTCCCGGTGAGCGCCGCGACCGCCGCGCGGATCGGCCTGGTGGACCGTCTGGTGGCGGCGCCCCCGCAGGAGTTCGGCGCCGAGGTGGACCGGCTGGCCGCAGCGCTCGCCGGTGACCGCGACCTGGAGCGGCGGATCGAGGCCAAGGCGGCGGCCCGGCAGGCGGACGAGAAGCGGCAGCCGCTCGCCGAGTACCGCCGGGACGAAATGGCCCGGATGCGGGCGATCTTCTTCGACCCGCGCGCCCCGTACCACGCCCTGCGGTCGGCGTTCGTGCGCAAGCAGCCGGCGGGCGCCCGATGA
- a CDS encoding hydrogenase maturation protease: MSARVLVAGVGNIFLADDAFGPEVIRALDERPLPSGATVRDFGIRGLDLAYTLLDGYDTAVLVDAAVRGHTPGTLSLIEPDLSDGTHGGPPPEAHGMDPAKVLALAAHLGEEPLPRVLVLACEPERVPRGDEDITPGMSATVRAAVRHAVEALHHLVPALLADPGATPALRRPDESPALSPAGVRPTAAGDAEDR, translated from the coding sequence ATGAGCGCACGGGTGCTGGTGGCGGGGGTCGGCAACATCTTCCTCGCGGACGACGCCTTCGGCCCGGAGGTGATCCGCGCCCTGGACGAGAGGCCCCTGCCGTCCGGGGCGACGGTCCGGGACTTCGGCATCCGCGGGCTCGACCTCGCCTACACCCTGCTGGACGGCTACGACACCGCCGTCCTGGTCGACGCGGCGGTCCGGGGCCACACCCCGGGCACCCTGTCGCTCATCGAGCCGGACCTCTCCGACGGCACGCACGGCGGGCCGCCGCCCGAGGCGCACGGCATGGACCCGGCGAAGGTCCTGGCGCTCGCCGCCCACCTGGGCGAGGAACCGCTCCCCCGGGTCCTCGTCCTCGCCTGCGAGCCCGAACGGGTCCCGCGCGGCGACGAGGACATCACGCCCGGCATGAGCGCGACGGTCCGGGCGGCGGTACGGCACGCGGTGGAGGCCCTGCATCACCTGGTCCCGGCACTGCTCGCCGACCCCGGGGCGACGCCCGCGTTGCGCCGCCCGGACGAATCCCCCGCCCTGTCCCCGGCCGGGGTCCGGCCGACGGCGGCCGGGGACGCGGAGGATCGGTAG
- the hypB gene encoding hydrogenase nickel incorporation protein HypB: MCESVDEVGRAVLARNDGLAAHLREELAGRGVSVVNLLSSPGSGKTELLGRVLARAVERGLPVAALTADLATENDARRLARSGAPVKQLLTDGLCHLEARQLRGHVESWLPEGTSLLFVENVGNLVCPASYDLGESLRIVLMAVTEGEDKPLKYPTAFGSAHLVVLTKSDLAEPAGFDAVAFEEHVRRVNPGVEVLRSCARTGDGVDALLERVLAVRDGAPVHSPPLAPRPHSHAHAAGPVA, from the coding sequence ATGTGTGAGTCCGTGGACGAGGTCGGCCGGGCCGTCCTGGCGAGGAACGACGGTCTGGCCGCGCACCTGCGCGAGGAGCTGGCCGGGCGCGGGGTGAGCGTGGTCAACCTGCTGTCCAGTCCGGGCAGCGGCAAGACCGAGCTGCTGGGCCGCGTCCTCGCCCGGGCGGTGGAGCGGGGCCTCCCGGTGGCCGCGCTCACCGCCGACCTGGCCACCGAGAACGACGCCCGGCGCCTCGCCCGCTCCGGCGCCCCCGTGAAGCAGCTCCTCACCGACGGGCTGTGCCATCTGGAGGCCCGCCAGTTGCGCGGGCACGTCGAGTCCTGGCTGCCCGAGGGCACCTCGCTGCTGTTCGTGGAGAACGTCGGCAACCTGGTCTGCCCGGCTTCCTACGACCTCGGGGAGAGCCTGCGGATCGTGCTGATGGCGGTGACCGAGGGCGAGGACAAGCCGCTGAAGTACCCCACCGCGTTCGGTTCGGCGCATCTGGTGGTGCTGACGAAGTCCGACCTGGCGGAGCCGGCCGGCTTCGACGCGGTCGCCTTCGAGGAGCATGTGCGCCGGGTCAACCCCGGGGTCGAGGTGCTGCGGTCCTGCGCCCGCACCGGGGACGGCGTCGACGCCCTGCTGGAGCGGGTGCTCGCCGTACGGGACGGCGCCCCGGTGCACTCTCCTCCCCTCGCGCCACGGCCGCACAGCCACGCCCACGCGGCGGGCCCGGTCGCGTGA